A stretch of the Oenococcus sp. UCMA 16435 genome encodes the following:
- a CDS encoding ABC transporter ATP-binding protein yields the protein MPIVEIKNLKMNFGNKEVLKGLSTRTKAGEIVALIGLNGAGKSTLINLMLGLLTAAEGQIKIFGEKANESKHLDRIGVMFQDSIAIDHLTVGEQLDWLRTFYKNPFSLKRLLNAGGLTNIKKQKASSLSGGQLRRLCFAQSLSGDPDLLFLDEPTVGMDVISRIKFWQQINILKQAGKTIILTSHYLDEIEHVANHLLILKNGHFIHDGSLSDLQARFN from the coding sequence ATGCCAATTGTAGAGATAAAAAATCTAAAAATGAATTTCGGGAATAAAGAGGTTCTTAAAGGTCTTTCAACAAGGACTAAGGCCGGTGAGATTGTCGCTTTGATTGGTTTAAATGGTGCTGGAAAATCAACCCTGATTAATCTAATGCTTGGATTATTGACTGCAGCTGAAGGGCAAATAAAAATTTTTGGTGAGAAAGCGAATGAATCAAAACATTTGGATCGGATAGGTGTTATGTTCCAAGATTCAATTGCCATAGACCACTTGACTGTTGGTGAACAATTAGACTGGCTACGGACTTTTTATAAAAATCCCTTTTCTCTTAAAAGGCTGTTGAATGCCGGCGGTTTAACCAATATCAAAAAACAGAAAGCAAGCAGTCTTTCCGGCGGCCAATTAAGACGTTTATGCTTTGCACAGTCCTTGAGTGGCGATCCTGACCTTTTATTTTTAGATGAACCAACGGTCGGAATGGACGTTATTAGTCGGATAAAATTTTGGCAGCAGATTAATATTCTTAAACAAGCAGGCAAAACAATTATTTTAACTTCTCATTACTTGGATGAAATCGAACATGTTGCCAATCATTTGTTGATTTTGAAAAATGGTCATTTTATTCACGATGGTTCTCTCTCGGATCTACAGGCGCGTTTCAATTAA
- a CDS encoding MFS transporter — MTLITDKVSDGILIIFMILNGTGFGFMSQTIVSSVRFLPKEKSGIGSGITNSSRQLGTCLGMTIMVAFLNTGINSAKFQTTIYGRSLVKEARVSQPVKNLFNSLLEVAYALNNDKQKSKLIAVIKQTNHLPIPKKGTVSYSSYQSWDLIDNKLARSHIDALLPIIQKIRLKLNYQRKQQKLLN; from the coding sequence ATGACACTGATTACTGATAAAGTTTCTGATGGAATTCTGATTATTTTTATGATTTTAAATGGTACCGGTTTTGGGTTTATGAGCCAAACAATCGTTTCATCAGTACGTTTTTTGCCTAAAGAAAAAAGCGGTATTGGTTCGGGAATTACTAATTCAAGCCGTCAATTAGGGACTTGCTTGGGGATGACGATAATGGTTGCTTTTCTGAATACGGGGATTAATTCAGCTAAATTTCAAACAACGATATATGGTAGAAGCCTTGTTAAAGAAGCTAGGGTTTCCCAACCGGTAAAGAATCTTTTTAATTCATTGCTAGAGGTTGCTTATGCATTAAATAATGATAAACAAAAAAGTAAACTCATAGCTGTAATAAAACAAACGAATCACTTACCAATTCCAAAAAAGGGAACCGTTTCTTATTCAAGTTACCAGTCTTGGGATTTAATTGACAATAAATTAGCACGCAGTCACATTGATGCACTCTTACCGATTATTCAAAAAATAAGGTTGAAGTTAAATTATCAGCGCAAACAACAGAAATTACTAAATTAG
- a CDS encoding LacI family transcriptional regulator, protein MMATIKDIAKLARVSTATVSRVLADKTSFYTEETAIKVRRAAEELGYQKNTAAMELVTKKSNVIAVIVESTKSNFSNQIITGIQTIAYKQNLNVIILYAGINSSELQRKSLQTVIERSVMGILLLAINLSFDNLNLLKKSRIPFFFLAVSFQKGTIPFISSDDFQIGYQATKYLISQGHKKIGFAGADSDISYTGKLRLQGYQQALRENNLPSDKNWIKLGNYSYEAGLQAMKDYGKKNAITAIIANSDLVAIGIINQAATFGLSIPSNISVISVDGTDFCSIFRPQITSVSQSFYEMGVLGTEYLLNQRDNSVEKRFTPIEIKQRDSVKRLS, encoded by the coding sequence GTGATGGCAACGATTAAAGACATTGCAAAATTAGCTCGTGTGTCGACAGCGACCGTATCAAGGGTTTTAGCCGACAAAACGAGTTTTTATACTGAAGAAACCGCAATTAAGGTTCGAAGAGCCGCAGAAGAATTAGGCTATCAAAAAAATACTGCTGCCATGGAACTAGTCACTAAAAAAAGTAACGTAATCGCTGTTATTGTCGAATCTACAAAATCAAATTTTTCAAACCAAATCATCACCGGAATCCAAACAATAGCATATAAACAGAATTTGAATGTAATTATTCTTTATGCAGGCATAAATAGTTCAGAGTTACAAAGAAAGTCTTTGCAAACCGTGATTGAAAGATCTGTCATGGGAATTTTGCTTCTGGCAATTAATTTATCATTTGATAATTTGAATCTTTTAAAAAAATCTCGCATTCCGTTCTTTTTTTTAGCAGTTTCATTTCAAAAAGGAACGATACCTTTTATTTCATCAGACGATTTTCAAATAGGTTATCAAGCAACTAAATATTTAATCTCCCAAGGGCATAAAAAAATTGGATTCGCGGGTGCTGATTCCGATATCTCCTATACAGGGAAACTTCGTCTTCAAGGCTATCAACAAGCATTAAGGGAAAATAATCTGCCGAGTGACAAAAATTGGATTAAATTAGGTAATTATAGTTATGAAGCCGGGTTACAAGCAATGAAAGATTATGGCAAAAAAAACGCCATTACCGCAATTATTGCAAATAGCGATCTAGTTGCGATTGGAATCATAAATCAAGCAGCAACTTTTGGACTATCAATCCCAAGCAACATTTCTGTCATAAGCGTCGACGGAACTGATTTTTGTAGCATTTTTCGTCCCCAAATTACCAGTGTCAGCCAATCATTTTATGAAATGGGAGTTTTAGGAACAGAATATCTGCTTAATCAAAGAGACAATTCAGTTGAAAAACGATTCACGCCAATCGAAATTAAACAAAGAGATAGTGTAAAACGTCTTAGTTAA
- a CDS encoding SDR family NAD(P)-dependent oxidoreductase: MSEKIWFVTGTSSGFGQALVNELIARKQKIVATARHLDQIAHWQKEYENIYTTTLDVTNHDNVVRAVNESIEHFGKIDVLVNNAGWGYFGSVEESDEATVRKMMDTNFWGAADVTRTVLPFLRKQRSGRIINITSVGGLTSSPTFGFYNATKFALEGLSSALSKEVAPLGIYVTNIEPGPYRTKWAGSSHKAAAKTIDDYKTTAHANANHTESISGNQDGSPELAAKAIFKLANMSQPPFHFLTGINAYQRGTAVYQEALAEFKDNEADSTHLNYGDEDYWK, from the coding sequence ATGTCGGAAAAAATATGGTTCGTTACTGGTACTAGTTCAGGTTTTGGTCAGGCCTTAGTTAATGAATTAATAGCACGAAAACAAAAAATTGTTGCAACAGCTCGGCATCTTGATCAAATTGCCCACTGGCAAAAAGAATATGAAAATATTTATACAACTACCTTGGATGTAACTAATCACGATAATGTTGTTAGAGCAGTTAATGAATCGATCGAGCATTTTGGAAAAATTGATGTTTTAGTCAACAATGCCGGTTGGGGATATTTTGGTTCTGTAGAAGAATCGGATGAAGCGACTGTTAGGAAAATGATGGATACTAATTTTTGGGGGGCGGCCGATGTTACTCGTACGGTGTTGCCGTTTTTACGCAAACAACGCTCCGGTCGGATTATTAATATCACTTCGGTTGGTGGCTTAACCAGTTCTCCAACTTTTGGTTTTTATAATGCCACTAAATTTGCTTTGGAAGGTTTGTCTTCTGCCTTGTCTAAAGAAGTCGCTCCTTTAGGGATCTACGTTACAAACATCGAACCCGGACCTTATAGAACCAAATGGGCTGGTTCCTCACATAAGGCAGCCGCCAAGACGATCGATGACTATAAAACAACAGCTCATGCAAATGCTAACCATACTGAATCTATATCCGGAAACCAAGATGGATCGCCGGAATTAGCTGCTAAAGCTATTTTTAAATTAGCTAACATGTCTCAGCCGCCATTTCATTTCTTAACTGGAATAAATGCCTATCAGCGCGGGACGGCCGTTTATCAGGAAGCGTTGGCCGAGTTTAAAGATAATGAAGCTGACAGTACTCATTTGAATTATGGGGATGAGGATTATTGGAAATAA
- a CDS encoding putative sulfate exporter family transporter, producing the protein MKIKANMIRGIFLTLVLSLLAKVLANYLPTLGGEATAMLLGILIGNTIFKDKKWMPGIKWAEKFPIEIGIAMMGLTVTLRTISSLKVQGVIFILFQMIATIVFVLWIGRHFIKVSSESSMLMASGNAVCGSSAIAAVAPAIGASDDQRRTAVATVSLSGVVLLFVLPVIGPNIFHGNNLLIGGLIGGTVQSVGQVVGTASLVNPAVVTYATLFKMLRVILLSVVVFIFARFADRRRTDQIEVNNKKIAVPWFVIVFIIFVFVNSFFNLSNAINTGAKSIANFFGIVNLAGIGLNLKWQTIKNSGQKFMIYGLVTVCFQVLFAILMINILF; encoded by the coding sequence ATGAAAATTAAAGCAAATATGATTAGGGGAATTTTTTTAACACTTGTATTATCGTTATTAGCAAAAGTATTGGCCAACTATCTGCCGACTTTGGGCGGAGAAGCAACTGCGATGCTGTTGGGAATTTTAATTGGAAACACAATTTTTAAGGACAAAAAATGGATGCCTGGAATTAAATGGGCCGAGAAGTTTCCGATTGAAATTGGAATTGCTATGATGGGTTTAACGGTAACTTTACGAACTATTTCGTCTCTAAAAGTTCAAGGAGTGATCTTCATTCTTTTCCAAATGATAGCCACGATTGTTTTTGTTCTTTGGATTGGAAGACATTTTATTAAAGTATCATCCGAATCCTCAATGTTGATGGCCAGTGGAAATGCTGTTTGTGGTTCAAGCGCGATCGCTGCCGTTGCTCCGGCAATTGGTGCAAGTGATGATCAACGCCGGACAGCCGTTGCCACTGTTTCTTTAAGCGGCGTTGTATTGTTATTTGTTTTGCCTGTGATTGGCCCAAATATTTTCCATGGAAACAATTTGTTGATCGGCGGATTGATCGGTGGAACTGTCCAGTCAGTTGGTCAAGTTGTTGGGACTGCTTCTTTGGTAAATCCGGCGGTTGTTACTTATGCGACTTTATTCAAAATGTTAAGAGTTATTCTTTTATCGGTTGTTGTTTTTATTTTTGCTCGTTTTGCTGATCGAAGGAGAACCGATCAAATCGAGGTAAACAATAAAAAGATTGCAGTTCCTTGGTTTGTGATTGTTTTTATAATTTTTGTGTTTGTTAATTCTTTTTTTAATCTATCGAATGCCATTAATACAGGCGCCAAATCAATTGCTAATTTTTTTGGGATTGTTAATTTAGCTGGAATTGGTTTGAATCTTAAATGGCAGACAATTAAGAATTCTGGGCAAAAGTTTATGATTTATGGACTGGTTACAGTTTGTTTTCAAGTTTTGTTTGCAATTTTAATGATCAACATTCTGTTTTAA
- a CDS encoding NADPH-dependent oxidoreductase gives MNDLLKMIHNRASIRKFTGEHIPESDLEQIMSAAQSVPNINNYQPVTYVEITDQSIKEQAADLVHMPYVASSDHFFVIIADYHKLLVGLEGKEREIAQANLSAYNMAEGAALSAGVSAYAAIMAAESLGYGGVTMAGPVRAFEIYENYLNLPKMTKVVFTLALGVPDGHPGVKPKLPLSTFWQKDSYDIDTIDKGVADYNKTMRAYYTSRNINEDWTEHNKKALTQVNDTTALTEYAKRKGFNLE, from the coding sequence ATGAACGATCTTTTAAAAATGATTCACAATCGGGCTTCGATTCGGAAATTTACCGGTGAACATATTCCGGAGTCTGATTTGGAGCAGATTATGTCGGCAGCACAATCGGTACCGAATATTAATAATTATCAGCCAGTGACTTACGTTGAAATTACGGATCAATCTATCAAAGAACAAGCAGCCGATTTGGTCCATATGCCGTATGTGGCCAGCTCGGATCACTTTTTTGTTATCATTGCCGACTATCATAAATTGCTGGTTGGTCTGGAAGGCAAAGAGCGCGAAATTGCTCAAGCCAATTTAAGTGCTTATAACATGGCTGAAGGAGCGGCTTTGTCCGCTGGTGTTTCGGCTTATGCCGCTATAATGGCAGCTGAATCTTTAGGCTATGGCGGTGTCACTATGGCTGGACCGGTCCGGGCCTTTGAAATTTATGAAAATTATTTGAACTTACCGAAAATGACAAAAGTTGTTTTTACATTAGCACTAGGCGTTCCCGATGGGCATCCAGGCGTTAAACCAAAGTTGCCCCTATCAACATTCTGGCAAAAAGACTCCTATGATATAGACACAATCGATAAAGGGGTCGCTGATTACAATAAAACGATGCGGGCTTATTATACGAGCAGGAATATCAATGAAGATTGGACGGAACACAATAAAAAAGCTTTAACACAGGTAAACGACACAACTGCTTTGACTGAATATGCCAAAAGAAAAGGCTTCAATCTAGAATAA
- a CDS encoding helix-turn-helix domain-containing protein translates to MNTKDLELFSEIINQKIYIWQNNHLNLVNKNNINGNRALIIKLLAFAKTKNFTLINHESEHALIVPCPKNILIYIEIKHNSKIKAFDLNSVESLLSVRQTGEFVYKLYTGQDCPYSFITFKNTGQNSSIIGQPIQKTIVSPELLFKNESSILESISKLDKKSLSEALKGLTHVQIIGEIFAKNNLIRGEKDTLISFIASLTQTVVMSGLPVKEAYELEDSLIQAIELRPTLPLFTEVIQEIVWIFYDQLTNYRQKTISPISERISNYIQDHIREKITLSKISSDLKTPKQTLNRAFELKFDITINQYIRQKKINKAKQLLRANILNLEDISKFLSFSSKSYFVQTFRQITGSTPKSFQKKNSSAI, encoded by the coding sequence ATGAATACAAAAGATTTGGAGCTTTTTTCCGAAATCATTAATCAAAAGATCTATATATGGCAAAATAATCATTTAAATTTAGTGAATAAAAACAATATCAACGGAAATCGGGCTTTAATAATAAAATTGCTCGCGTTTGCAAAAACGAAGAACTTTACTTTAATTAACCATGAATCAGAACACGCTTTAATTGTGCCCTGCCCAAAAAATATTTTGATTTATATCGAAATAAAACATAATTCAAAAATAAAAGCTTTCGATCTTAATTCGGTTGAAAGCCTATTGTCTGTCCGCCAAACCGGTGAATTCGTTTATAAACTATATACTGGTCAGGATTGCCCATATTCTTTTATAACGTTCAAAAATACCGGGCAAAATTCATCAATAATCGGACAGCCTATCCAAAAGACAATCGTTTCGCCGGAATTACTTTTTAAAAATGAATCATCAATTCTGGAATCAATTTCAAAGCTTGATAAAAAATCCCTCAGTGAAGCTCTTAAGGGATTAACTCACGTTCAAATTATCGGCGAAATATTCGCAAAGAACAATCTAATTCGCGGTGAAAAAGATACGTTAATCAGTTTTATTGCATCGTTAACGCAAACAGTCGTCATGTCCGGGCTACCAGTTAAAGAAGCTTATGAATTAGAAGACTCTTTAATCCAGGCAATTGAACTCAGGCCAACGCTGCCATTATTTACCGAAGTAATCCAAGAAATCGTTTGGATTTTCTATGATCAACTAACGAATTATAGGCAAAAAACTATTTCCCCGATTTCAGAAAGAATTAGTAACTATATTCAGGATCATATCCGCGAAAAGATAACTTTAAGCAAAATTTCTTCTGATTTAAAGACCCCAAAACAAACCTTGAACAGAGCTTTTGAATTAAAATTTGACATTACAATCAATCAATATATTCGGCAAAAAAAAATTAATAAGGCAAAACAACTTTTACGAGCCAATATATTGAATTTGGAGGATATTTCTAAATTTTTATCATTCAGCAGTAAAAGTTATTTTGTGCAAACTTTTAGACAAATAACCGGATCAACCCCAAAAAGTTTTCAAAAAAAGAATAGTAGTGCTATTTAA
- a CDS encoding ketopantoate reductase family protein — protein MKYAVVGAGAMGLRYGILLQYNAGVEVDYIEPTQASLKKIHTQGDQVWKSRDHKNRHLIKINVYSPEEYQGDPDVWIFFMKQMQLQDALERLAPKIKSHQTALAAMNGMGHIEKIQKYFSDDRIIGGTAMIATVLNDYGDVDFMGSEGAGSSVYANLTEQDSKTIQEIKKDFQAANLNPKITENFMGTLLTKVFFNSVENSIATMFQSRMGELLSYDNFLEGIARPLIDEAYDAADAAGYKLLESRDEMVAQVEYVSKVANPLHYPSMYQDFSNGRKTEVDYINGWIADLADKEGTKAANQRIVQNMVHLAEAMRQFKN, from the coding sequence ATGAAATACGCAGTTGTCGGTGCAGGAGCAATGGGACTTCGCTACGGTATCTTGTTACAATACAACGCTGGAGTCGAAGTGGATTATATTGAGCCGACACAAGCCAGCCTTAAAAAGATTCACACTCAGGGAGACCAGGTTTGGAAAAGCCGCGACCACAAAAACCGTCATTTAATAAAAATCAATGTATACTCGCCTGAAGAATATCAAGGTGACCCGGATGTCTGGATTTTCTTTATGAAACAAATGCAACTTCAGGATGCCCTTGAGCGATTAGCCCCAAAAATCAAGTCACATCAAACAGCTTTAGCAGCAATGAACGGAATGGGACATATCGAAAAAATACAGAAATATTTTTCCGATGATCGAATCATTGGTGGGACCGCAATGATTGCGACTGTTTTAAATGATTATGGTGATGTTGATTTCATGGGTTCCGAAGGGGCCGGATCATCAGTCTATGCTAATTTAACCGAACAAGATTCAAAAACTATTCAGGAAATTAAAAAAGATTTCCAGGCCGCAAATTTGAATCCAAAAATCACAGAAAACTTTATGGGAACTTTGTTAACAAAAGTTTTCTTTAATTCCGTTGAAAATTCAATTGCAACAATGTTTCAATCGCGTATGGGAGAGCTGCTCTCTTATGACAACTTTCTGGAAGGCATCGCCCGTCCGTTAATTGATGAAGCTTATGACGCTGCTGATGCTGCTGGCTATAAACTGCTTGAATCACGTGACGAAATGGTAGCACAGGTTGAGTATGTCTCAAAAGTAGCTAATCCGCTCCACTATCCTTCTATGTATCAGGATTTTTCAAATGGTCGAAAAACGGAAGTCGATTATATTAACGGTTGGATCGCCGATCTAGCCGATAAAGAAGGTACAAAAGCCGCGAATCAACGAATTGTTCAAAATATGGTTCACTTAGCAGAAGCAATGCGTCAGTTTAAAAACTAG
- a CDS encoding ABC transporter substrate-binding protein/permease: protein MRLKRKYLLMLSISILVGILFILSVLPTEKAAAAKKDNKVFLVGMEANYPPFNWTQQNKKHGAVPIQGSNLYANGYDVQISKKIAKKLGKRVVVVKTEWDGLLPALTSGKIDAIIAGMTPTPEREKTIDFTKPYYNSKQIIVVNKNSKYAKAKTLSDFKGAKLTAQLSTVQYSLIKQIKGVIKEPAMKDFASMRVALESKTIDGYVAELPEGLSMAVADPNATYVELSGKNGFKLNSTESQEAIGLRKNDPNETKINHILSGISLKTRTKLMHDAVLNQPQATTQGNWFINIWKQYGNMLLRGIGMTLLLSIVGTIVGFIIGLLIGIVRTIPKAKKRSRRYLINFVNWLLSVYIEIFRGTPMIVQAAVFYYGAAQAFNINLDRTTSALIIVSINTGAYLAEIIRGGIISIDQGQFEAASALGMTHFQQMEKIVLPQAVRNSIPAVTNEFIVNIKDTSVLSIISVSELFFTGSTIAGQNFQFFHTYLTISLIYLVLTFTITRIFRMIEKRLDGPKNYDLMTNEFQVDTPKIGSEKEE from the coding sequence ATGCGTTTAAAAAGAAAATATCTATTGATGCTTTCAATAAGTATTTTAGTTGGGATATTGTTTATCCTTTCGGTGTTGCCAACGGAAAAAGCGGCAGCGGCGAAAAAAGACAATAAAGTTTTTTTAGTTGGCATGGAAGCCAATTATCCACCCTTTAATTGGACTCAGCAAAACAAAAAACATGGTGCCGTTCCAATCCAAGGATCAAATCTTTATGCCAATGGTTATGACGTTCAAATATCCAAAAAAATCGCCAAAAAATTGGGTAAACGAGTTGTTGTTGTCAAGACGGAATGGGATGGTCTCTTACCCGCTTTAACTTCTGGAAAAATTGATGCGATCATCGCTGGAATGACTCCTACTCCGGAAAGAGAAAAAACAATTGATTTCACCAAACCTTACTACAATTCCAAACAGATTATCGTTGTCAACAAAAATAGTAAATACGCTAAAGCAAAGACTTTAAGCGATTTTAAGGGTGCCAAACTAACAGCTCAGTTAAGTACCGTTCAATATAGTTTGATCAAACAAATCAAAGGTGTTATCAAAGAACCGGCAATGAAGGATTTCGCTTCAATGCGTGTCGCTTTGGAATCGAAGACAATTGATGGTTATGTCGCTGAGCTCCCGGAAGGCCTTAGTATGGCTGTTGCTGATCCGAATGCAACCTATGTTGAATTATCTGGAAAAAATGGTTTCAAACTGAATTCAACAGAATCTCAAGAAGCGATCGGTTTAAGAAAAAACGATCCAAATGAAACTAAAATCAATCATATTTTAAGTGGTATTTCACTTAAGACTCGAACTAAATTAATGCATGATGCCGTTTTAAACCAACCTCAGGCAACAACCCAGGGAAACTGGTTTATTAATATTTGGAAGCAATACGGAAATATGTTGCTTCGTGGTATTGGAATGACACTGCTACTATCAATCGTCGGCACAATTGTCGGTTTTATTATCGGCTTGCTGATTGGTATTGTTAGGACAATCCCTAAAGCCAAGAAAAGATCGAGGCGTTATCTGATTAATTTTGTTAACTGGCTTTTATCCGTTTATATTGAAATTTTCCGAGGGACACCAATGATCGTTCAGGCTGCCGTTTTCTATTATGGTGCGGCTCAGGCTTTTAATATTAATTTAGATAGAACAACTTCGGCTTTGATTATTGTTTCAATTAATACTGGCGCCTATCTAGCCGAAATTATCCGTGGTGGAATAATTTCGATTGATCAAGGACAATTCGAAGCAGCTAGTGCTTTGGGAATGACCCACTTCCAGCAAATGGAGAAAATTGTTTTGCCGCAGGCAGTTCGCAACAGTATTCCTGCAGTCACAAACGAATTCATCGTCAACATTAAAGACACCTCCGTTCTTAGCATAATTTCCGTTTCCGAATTGTTTTTCACCGGATCAACGATTGCCGGACAAAATTTTCAATTCTTCCACACTTATTTGACAATTTCATTAATCTATCTAGTATTGACTTTCACAATTACACGAATCTTCCGAATGATTGAAAAACGTCTTGACGGACCGAAAAACTATGATTTAATGACCAACGAATTTCAAGTTGACACACCAAAAATAGGAAGTGAAAAAGAAGAATGA
- a CDS encoding amino acid ABC transporter ATP-binding protein, whose amino-acid sequence MKKDCILKISHLKKSFGQHEVLKDIDLDIENGEVLTIIGSSGSGKSTLLRCLNLLEEPTSGQIIYQQQNILDPDFNRIQYRAKVGMVFQQFNLFNNLNVLENCIVAQTTVLKKDKDSAKKSALKQLERVGMAPYVKAKPAQLSGGQKQRVAIARSLAMSPDLILFDEPTSALDPEMVDGILDIMKDLAHTGLTMILVTHEMGFARDVSDHVVFMDNGVIAEKGTAEKIFGTPKNPRTKEFLKRYLNRI is encoded by the coding sequence ATGAAAAAAGATTGTATCTTAAAAATTAGTCATTTAAAAAAATCTTTCGGTCAACACGAGGTCTTAAAAGATATTGATCTAGACATTGAAAACGGTGAGGTCTTAACAATTATCGGTTCTTCAGGATCCGGTAAATCAACGTTGCTGCGATGCTTGAATCTTCTAGAAGAACCGACAAGCGGTCAGATAATTTATCAGCAGCAGAATATTCTTGATCCTGATTTTAATCGAATTCAGTATCGGGCTAAAGTTGGAATGGTCTTTCAACAATTCAATTTATTTAATAACCTGAATGTTTTAGAAAATTGTATCGTTGCTCAAACAACCGTTTTAAAAAAGGATAAGGATTCGGCAAAAAAATCAGCTTTAAAACAACTGGAGCGCGTCGGAATGGCTCCATATGTTAAAGCCAAACCAGCCCAACTATCCGGCGGTCAAAAACAAAGAGTCGCAATCGCTCGTTCTTTGGCAATGTCACCTGATTTAATTCTTTTCGATGAACCGACTAGTGCATTGGATCCGGAAATGGTCGATGGAATTCTTGATATCATGAAAGACCTAGCTCATACAGGATTGACAATGATTCTTGTGACACATGAAATGGGCTTTGCACGAGATGTGTCGGACCATGTTGTTTTCATGGATAATGGGGTTATCGCCGAAAAGGGTACAGCCGAAAAAATTTTTGGCACACCAAAAAATCCAAGAACAAAAGAGTTTTTAAAACGATACCTAAATCGAATTTAA
- a CDS encoding NAD(P)H-binding protein, translated as MKILIIGATGMAGSEIVKAASNRGHKVIALARSADKLRELKKINPTIEPMIKDVFHLNKEELSSVDVIVNAFSVSPEKAYLHVDLAAKLISFFRETETPRLVFVLGAGSLHTGTDHHLLIKDMEKDPKNNSFIAVPQNQLKELNFLKDVDNVNWVGISPSASFHAGKAKPILKGKEDLLFNKNGKSETSAATMAQAILDEIERPTHKQMRFTVADGID; from the coding sequence ATGAAAATTTTAATTATTGGAGCAACCGGAATGGCAGGTTCGGAAATTGTTAAAGCGGCAAGCAACCGTGGGCACAAAGTAATTGCCCTCGCTCGTTCAGCAGATAAATTGAGAGAATTAAAAAAAATAAATCCAACGATCGAACCAATGATTAAGGACGTTTTCCATTTGAATAAAGAGGAACTATCATCGGTCGATGTAATTGTGAATGCCTTTTCCGTTAGCCCAGAAAAAGCCTACCTTCACGTTGATCTAGCAGCAAAATTGATTTCCTTCTTTCGAGAAACAGAAACTCCAAGATTAGTATTTGTTCTCGGTGCCGGCAGTCTGCATACCGGCACCGATCATCATTTGCTTATCAAAGATATGGAAAAAGATCCAAAAAACAATTCCTTTATTGCTGTTCCTCAAAATCAGCTGAAAGAACTAAATTTCTTAAAGGATGTCGACAATGTCAATTGGGTCGGTATTTCTCCATCTGCCTCATTCCATGCCGGTAAAGCCAAGCCTATCTTAAAAGGAAAAGAAGATTTATTGTTTAACAAAAATGGAAAATCGGAAACATCTGCCGCTACAATGGCTCAAGCAATTTTGGATGAAATTGAAAGACCAACACACAAGCAAATGCGTTTTACAGTTGCAGATGGAATTGATTGA
- a CDS encoding winged helix-turn-helix transcriptional regulator — translation MEINQIGRFIGIIHRQSQINLNQQIKLPNIKATNAVLLLFIRDYKKVTAQQISKNLAINKGLVSRELTELEDFGYINRLINRDDHRLSWITLTGNGRDACVVIDRIMEDWWKHLLIDNNSENKTVVYQELEKIARQVTGEELLVHPNRKEKNPE, via the coding sequence ATGGAAATCAACCAAATCGGTCGTTTCATTGGCATTATTCATCGCCAGTCACAGATAAATTTGAATCAGCAAATAAAACTTCCAAATATTAAGGCAACAAACGCTGTTTTATTATTATTTATAAGAGATTATAAAAAGGTTACGGCCCAACAAATTTCGAAAAATCTTGCAATAAACAAAGGCTTGGTTAGTCGAGAATTGACTGAGCTGGAAGATTTTGGCTATATAAATAGATTGATAAACCGAGATGATCATCGTCTTAGTTGGATAACTCTAACTGGTAATGGTAGAGATGCCTGCGTCGTGATTGATCGGATTATGGAAGATTGGTGGAAACATCTTTTAATTGATAATAATTCCGAAAATAAAACGGTTGTTTATCAAGAATTGGAAAAAATTGCCAGACAGGTAACCGGCGAAGAATTGTTGGTTCATCCGAATCGAAAGGAAAAAAATCCCGAATAA